In one Mycobacterium heckeshornense genomic region, the following are encoded:
- the rpsT gene encoding 30S ribosomal protein S20, protein MANIKQQAKRNRTNERRRLRNKSVKSSVRTAIRKFREAVAAGEKEKAAELLVATSRKLDKAATKGVIHKNQAANKKSALARAYNKL, encoded by the coding sequence GTGGCCAACATCAAGCAGCAGGCGAAGCGCAACCGCACCAACGAGCGCCGGCGGCTGCGTAACAAGTCGGTGAAGTCGTCGGTTCGCACAGCGATCCGCAAATTCCGTGAGGCCGTCGCGGCAGGTGAGAAAGAGAAGGCCGCCGAGCTGCTGGTCGCGACCAGCCGCAAACTGGACAAGGCGGCCACCAAGGGTGTGATCCACAAAAATCAGGCGGCAAACAAGAAGTCGGCGCTGGCGCGGGCTTACAACAAGCTCTGA
- a CDS encoding circularly permuted type 2 ATP-grasp protein, protein MPAETRRNPRSRLRPSKRYQGIFDGYNNPASYATAFDEMFDGQGNVRGPYKGIYAELAPSDASELEARAEALGRAFVDQGITFSLSGKERPFPLDLIPRVISAAEWTRLERGITQRVKALEMYLDDIYGDQEILRDGVLPRRLVTSCEHFHRQAAGIVPPNGVRIHVAGIDLIRDQRGNFRVLEDNLRSPSGVSYVMENRRTMARVFPNLFATHRVRAVDDYAAHLLRALRNSAATNEADPTVVVLTPGVANAAYFEHSLLARQMGVELVEGRDLFCRDNQVYMRTTEGERQVDVIYRRIDDAFLDPLQFRPDSVLGVAGLLNAARAGNVVISSAVGNGVGDDKLVYTYVPTIIEYYLGEKPLLANVETLRCWLDNEREEVLDRIDELVLKPVEGSGGYGIVFGPDASEQELSLAAKKIRDDPRGWIAQPVLQLSTVPTRVGNKLAPRHVDLRPFAVNDGDEVWVLPGGLTRVALLEDSLVVNSSQGGGSKDTWVLAPRASPAHRELGAAEIVRSLPGPAGVPDGETAVDGTSSPQRQQPLLARQPQDQQSQQQ, encoded by the coding sequence CTGCCCGCCGAAACCAGGCGGAATCCGCGCAGCCGGTTGCGCCCGTCGAAGCGCTACCAGGGTATTTTCGACGGCTATAACAACCCGGCCAGCTATGCGACCGCCTTCGACGAGATGTTCGACGGTCAAGGCAATGTCCGCGGACCCTATAAAGGGATCTACGCCGAGCTCGCTCCGTCCGACGCATCAGAACTCGAGGCGCGCGCCGAGGCGCTGGGCCGCGCATTTGTTGATCAGGGCATCACGTTCTCGCTGTCAGGTAAGGAACGGCCGTTCCCGCTCGACCTGATCCCGCGGGTGATTTCGGCTGCCGAGTGGACGCGGTTGGAACGCGGCATCACCCAGCGGGTCAAAGCGCTGGAAATGTATCTCGACGACATCTATGGCGACCAAGAAATCTTGCGTGACGGCGTCCTCCCGCGCCGACTCGTCACCTCCTGCGAGCACTTTCACCGTCAGGCCGCCGGCATCGTGCCGCCCAACGGCGTTCGGATCCACGTCGCCGGCATCGACTTGATTCGCGACCAGCGCGGCAACTTTCGAGTCCTCGAAGACAACCTGCGCTCGCCGTCGGGGGTGTCGTACGTGATGGAGAACCGGCGCACGATGGCGCGGGTCTTCCCAAACCTGTTCGCCACCCACCGGGTACGCGCAGTCGACGACTACGCCGCGCACCTGCTGCGCGCGCTGCGCAACTCCGCAGCCACCAACGAGGCCGACCCGACCGTGGTGGTGCTCACCCCGGGCGTCGCCAACGCAGCGTACTTCGAGCATTCGCTGCTGGCCCGGCAGATGGGTGTCGAACTCGTCGAAGGCCGCGACCTGTTCTGCCGCGACAACCAGGTATACATGCGCACCACCGAAGGCGAGCGCCAGGTCGACGTCATCTACCGGCGCATCGACGACGCGTTCTTGGACCCGCTGCAGTTTCGTCCGGACTCGGTGCTCGGGGTGGCCGGCCTGCTCAACGCCGCGCGCGCCGGCAACGTGGTGATCTCCAGCGCCGTCGGCAACGGGGTCGGCGACGACAAACTCGTCTACACCTACGTGCCCACGATCATCGAGTACTACCTCGGCGAGAAGCCGTTGCTGGCCAATGTGGAGACACTGCGCTGCTGGCTCGACAACGAACGCGAGGAGGTGCTGGACCGCATTGACGAACTGGTGCTCAAACCGGTCGAAGGGTCCGGCGGATACGGAATCGTCTTCGGACCGGACGCCTCTGAGCAAGAACTTTCGTTGGCAGCCAAGAAGATTCGCGACGACCCGCGCGGCTGGATCGCGCAGCCGGTGTTGCAGTTGTCGACGGTGCCGACGCGGGTCGGCAACAAGCTCGCCCCCCGCCATGTCGATTTGCGGCCCTTCGCCGTCAACGACGGCGACGAGGTATGGGTGCTGCCGGGCGGACTGACCCGGGTCGCGCTACTGGAGGACTCGCTGGTGGTCAACTCCAGCCAGGGCGGCGGTTCGAAGGACACCTGGGTGCTGGCACCGCGTGCGTCCCCGGCGCATCGCGAGCTCGGCGCGGCTGAGATCGTGCGGTCGCTGCCTGGGCCGGCTGGGGTGCCCGACGGCGAAACGGCCGTCGACGGCACCTCCTCGCCACAGCGCCAGCAGCCGCTACTGGCGCGTCAGCCGCAGGATCAGCAGTCGCAGCAACAGTAA
- the holA gene encoding DNA polymerase III subunit delta, which produces MSSAVGPLHLVLGDEELLVERAVAAILRSARERAGTGDVPVNRVRAGDVDNYELAELLSPSLFVDERVVVLEAAGDAGKDAANVIAATAADIPPGTVLVVVHSGGGRAKALASQLRELGAVVHPCARITKSSERADFVRGEFRSLDVRVDDDTVTALLEAVGSDLRELASACSQLVADTGGHVDAAAVRRYHSGNAEVKGFDIADKAVAGDIAGAAEALRWAMMRGEPHVVLADALAEAVHTIARVGPLSGDPYRLAAELGMPPWRVQKAQRQARRWSRDTVAAAMKLVAALNADVKGAAADPDYALEAAVRKVAELVAKGR; this is translated from the coding sequence GTGAGCTCAGCGGTTGGGCCCCTGCATCTGGTGCTCGGAGACGAAGAGTTGCTGGTCGAGCGCGCCGTGGCGGCGATACTGCGATCGGCGCGCGAGCGCGCCGGTACGGGCGACGTCCCGGTGAATCGGGTGCGCGCGGGCGATGTCGACAACTACGAACTGGCCGAGCTGCTGAGCCCGTCACTTTTCGTCGACGAGCGGGTGGTGGTGCTGGAAGCCGCGGGCGACGCGGGCAAGGACGCGGCCAACGTCATTGCCGCGACCGCCGCCGACATCCCGCCCGGCACGGTGCTGGTGGTGGTGCACTCCGGTGGTGGGCGCGCCAAGGCGCTGGCAAGCCAATTGCGCGAGCTCGGCGCGGTGGTCCACCCATGCGCCAGGATCACCAAATCCAGCGAACGCGCCGACTTCGTTCGCGGCGAATTCCGTTCGCTGGACGTCCGGGTCGACGACGACACCGTCACCGCGTTGCTCGAGGCGGTCGGCTCGGACCTCCGCGAGCTCGCGTCCGCGTGTTCGCAGCTGGTCGCCGATACCGGCGGCCACGTCGATGCCGCCGCCGTGCGGCGCTATCACAGCGGTAATGCCGAGGTGAAGGGCTTCGACATCGCCGACAAAGCCGTGGCCGGCGACATCGCCGGAGCAGCCGAAGCGCTGCGGTGGGCGATGATGCGTGGCGAGCCGCACGTGGTGCTCGCCGACGCGCTGGCCGAAGCTGTCCACACCATCGCCCGGGTGGGGCCGCTGTCCGGTGACCCGTACCGGCTGGCCGCGGAGCTGGGCATGCCGCCGTGGCGGGTGCAGAAGGCCCAGCGGCAGGCCCGGCGGTGGTCGCGCGACACCGTGGCCGCCGCGATGAAGCTCGTCGCCGCGCTCAACGCCGATGTCAAGGGGGCCGCCGCCGATCCGGACTATGCGCTGGAGGCCGCGGTGCGCAAGGTCGCCGAGCTAGTCGCCAAGGGTCGCTGA
- a CDS encoding ComEC/Rec2 family competence protein — MQHAGVDTGSARWDVRLVPAALSSWIVTAAGIRWPVGGAAALVCLALAAWSGALWWHGRSRRSACTRTVSVGLLGAAVVGAGFGLAIALRTEAVDHHPVTAAFGHAVAVTVTPTESAIGVGRGRLLFRATLHRLGTDEMSGRVVVFAPAADFGEVVAGQPLRFTARIGRPVRRDLTIAALNATGKPAVGRAGWVHRAAHMVRDRFAVAAREVLPAAQAATLPALVLGDTSGVTALTGREFRAAGLTHLTAVSGANVTIVCGAVLFSARLIGPRAAVGLAAVALVVFVIVVQPTASVLRAAVMGAIALLGMLSSRRRQAIPSLCAAVLVLMVAAPQLAVDVGFALSVVATAALVVIAPVWSRRMVSRGCPKPLADAVCVACAAQVVTAPLVAGISGRVSVVAAVANLAAAPVIVPITVLGTAAATVGVCWPAAAQLLIRFTGPEVWWVLSVAHWAAMVPGASMPVPVGLPGVIVVGACAVLVVTLWRWRWFRVVAGSAVVCLMGWALSGLISDPSASVGHDTIVK, encoded by the coding sequence GTGCAGCATGCTGGTGTCGATACCGGATCGGCGCGGTGGGATGTGCGCCTGGTCCCTGCCGCCCTGAGCAGCTGGATCGTCACCGCGGCTGGGATTCGGTGGCCCGTCGGCGGGGCCGCCGCGCTGGTTTGCCTTGCGCTGGCCGCTTGGTCGGGTGCGTTGTGGTGGCACGGGCGCAGCCGGCGATCAGCGTGCACGCGCACCGTCAGCGTTGGCCTGCTGGGCGCCGCTGTGGTGGGTGCCGGCTTCGGGCTGGCGATCGCGCTGCGCACCGAGGCCGTCGATCACCATCCGGTCACAGCGGCGTTCGGGCATGCGGTAGCGGTGACGGTCACACCCACCGAAAGCGCGATCGGGGTTGGTCGCGGCCGGCTGCTGTTTCGCGCCACGCTGCACCGCCTCGGTACCGACGAAATGTCCGGTCGCGTCGTGGTTTTCGCGCCCGCGGCGGATTTCGGCGAAGTGGTGGCGGGCCAGCCGTTGCGTTTCACTGCGCGGATTGGGCGTCCGGTCCGTCGTGATCTGACGATCGCTGCGCTCAACGCGACCGGAAAGCCGGCGGTGGGCCGCGCCGGATGGGTGCACCGGGCCGCACACATGGTCCGTGACCGGTTCGCTGTGGCGGCCCGCGAAGTACTGCCGGCAGCGCAGGCCGCGACGCTGCCCGCACTGGTGCTCGGCGACACCTCCGGGGTGACGGCGCTGACCGGCCGGGAGTTTCGCGCGGCGGGGCTGACGCATCTGACGGCGGTCTCTGGGGCCAACGTCACCATTGTGTGTGGCGCGGTGCTGTTTTCGGCCCGGCTGATCGGGCCGCGCGCGGCGGTGGGCCTCGCCGCGGTCGCCCTGGTGGTTTTTGTGATCGTGGTGCAGCCGACGGCCAGCGTGTTGCGCGCGGCGGTGATGGGCGCCATAGCGCTGCTGGGCATGTTGTCGTCGCGGCGGCGCCAGGCGATCCCTAGCCTGTGCGCCGCAGTGCTGGTGCTGATGGTGGCTGCTCCCCAGCTGGCTGTCGACGTGGGCTTTGCCTTGTCGGTGGTGGCGACGGCGGCGCTGGTCGTGATCGCGCCGGTCTGGTCACGGCGCATGGTGTCACGGGGCTGTCCCAAACCGCTCGCCGATGCCGTTTGCGTCGCGTGTGCCGCTCAGGTGGTCACTGCTCCCTTGGTAGCCGGGATTTCGGGACGCGTCAGCGTAGTGGCTGCGGTAGCCAATCTCGCAGCCGCGCCGGTTATCGTGCCGATTACCGTGCTGGGGACCGCCGCCGCCACGGTGGGCGTGTGCTGGCCGGCGGCGGCGCAACTGCTGATCCGTTTTACCGGTCCCGAGGTGTGGTGGGTGCTCAGCGTCGCCCACTGGGCGGCCATGGTGCCGGGTGCGAGCATGCCCGTTCCGGTGGGCCTGCCCGGTGTCATCGTGGTCGGGGCCTGCGCCGTGCTGGTCGTTACGCTGTGGCGTTGGCGGTGGTTTCGCGTCGTCGCCGGCAGCGCCGTGGTGTGTCTGATGGGGTGGGCGTTGTCCGGGCTCATATCCGATCCGTCGGCGTCGGTCGGTCATGACACGATCGTGAAGTGA
- a CDS encoding ComEA family DNA-binding protein yields the protein MATELPAERLHRRLGARPGADADIAENIDADADPNSLLPRWLPDSSLHGAAGWVAKIRADPGRAGAIALAVIAGLAVLVTVFTVVRNRPAPVVSAKLPPVEMVSSASRGPGASPSPKADQPVVVSVVGLVHKPGLVTLAPGARIADALNAAGGVMAGADTIGLNMARQLGDGEQIVVGIAPAKGQPSALGSSVTSATPGTPTAPGTTSGPASPKPGEVINLNTATVQQLDTLPGIGPVTAAAIVAWREANGKFTSVDQLAEVDGIGPARLDKLRALVRV from the coding sequence GTGGCAACAGAACTTCCCGCAGAGCGACTACACCGACGCCTCGGTGCGCGGCCCGGCGCCGACGCCGATATTGCCGAGAACATCGACGCCGACGCTGACCCGAACTCGTTGCTGCCGCGCTGGCTTCCGGACAGCTCGCTCCACGGCGCAGCTGGCTGGGTGGCAAAAATCCGCGCCGACCCCGGTCGTGCCGGTGCGATCGCACTGGCGGTGATCGCCGGCCTCGCCGTGCTGGTCACCGTGTTCACCGTGGTGCGTAACCGTCCGGCGCCCGTCGTGTCGGCCAAATTGCCTCCCGTTGAAATGGTTTCATCGGCGAGCCGCGGCCCAGGTGCCAGCCCGTCACCCAAAGCGGATCAACCGGTGGTGGTGAGCGTCGTCGGCCTGGTGCACAAACCCGGGCTGGTCACCCTGGCGCCCGGCGCACGCATCGCTGACGCGCTCAACGCCGCCGGCGGCGTGATGGCGGGTGCCGACACCATCGGCCTCAACATGGCACGTCAACTCGGCGACGGCGAGCAGATAGTCGTCGGGATCGCGCCGGCCAAAGGTCAGCCCTCCGCACTGGGCAGCTCGGTGACTTCGGCAACGCCTGGCACGCCGACCGCGCCGGGCACGACCTCGGGACCAGCCTCGCCGAAGCCCGGCGAGGTGATCAATCTCAACACGGCGACGGTGCAGCAGCTGGACACCCTGCCCGGAATCGGGCCGGTGACGGCGGCCGCGATCGTGGCGTGGCGGGAAGCCAACGGCAAGTTCACCAGCGTGGATCAGCTCGCCGAGGTGGATGGCATCGGCCCCGCCCGACTCGACAAGCTGCGCGCCCTGGTCCGCGTCTGA
- a CDS encoding alpha-E domain-containing protein — MLARNAEALYWIGRYVERADDTARILDVTVHQLLEDSSVDPDHISRVLLHVLGIEPPETELDVWSLTELVAFRRNTQGGCSIVDAISAARENARSAREVTSTEIWECLNTTYNALAERERAAKRFGPHDFLSFVEGRAAMFAGLADSTLSRDDGYRFMMLGRAIERVDMTVRLLLSRVGDSASSPAWVTVLRSAGAHDTYLRTYRGVLDANRVVEFMLLDRLFPRSIFFSLKVAEHNLDELLRHPQSRVGATAEAQRLLGRARSELEFLQPGVLFESLEARLADLQNTCREVGEALALQYFHVAPWVAWSDVGQRHPPPAVRGKA; from the coding sequence ATGCTGGCACGAAACGCCGAGGCGCTGTACTGGATTGGCCGCTACGTCGAGCGCGCCGACGACACCGCACGCATTCTCGATGTGACCGTGCACCAACTACTCGAGGACTCCAGCGTCGACCCCGACCACATTTCCCGGGTATTGCTGCACGTGCTCGGCATCGAACCGCCGGAGACCGAGTTGGACGTCTGGTCGCTGACCGAGTTGGTGGCGTTTCGCCGCAACACCCAAGGAGGCTGTTCCATCGTCGACGCGATCTCGGCCGCCCGAGAAAACGCACGCTCGGCACGCGAAGTGACTTCCACTGAGATCTGGGAATGCCTCAATACCACCTACAATGCGCTTGCCGAACGCGAACGCGCAGCCAAACGTTTTGGACCGCACGACTTTCTGTCATTCGTCGAAGGTCGTGCAGCGATGTTCGCGGGTCTGGCCGACTCCACCTTGTCCCGTGACGACGGTTACCGCTTCATGATGCTCGGCCGCGCAATCGAGCGTGTCGATATGACGGTTCGGCTGTTGCTTTCACGCGTGGGGGACAGCGCGTCATCGCCGGCGTGGGTGACGGTGTTGCGCTCAGCCGGCGCGCACGACACCTATCTGCGCACTTACCGCGGGGTATTGGACGCCAACCGGGTGGTCGAGTTCATGCTGTTGGACCGGCTTTTTCCCCGGTCGATCTTCTTTTCGCTGAAAGTAGCCGAACACAACCTCGACGAGCTGCTCCGTCATCCGCAAAGCCGGGTCGGTGCGACCGCCGAAGCGCAGCGGCTGCTTGGTCGGGCCCGCAGTGAACTCGAGTTCCTGCAGCCGGGCGTGCTATTTGAGTCGCTGGAGGCCCGGCTGGCCGACCTGCAGAACACCTGCCGCGAAGTTGGAGAAGCGTTGGCGCTGCAGTACTTCCATGTCGCGCCGTGGGTGGCGTGGTCCGATGTGGGTCAGCGCCACCCACCGCCGGCCGTGCGGGGGAAGGCCTGA